The sequence CCACGAGGTAGTCCAGGTCGCGGTGTTTTTCCGGCGGGACGTTCACGACCAGCAGGTCCCACGGCACGGGTCGGCCTTCGACGAGCGACTGGTACATCGCGAAGACGTCGCTTCCCCATTGCGGCTCGTACGTCACGAGCGACCCCGGGGCGTGGAGCACGCACGTCGGGATGTACCACCCCGTTCCGGGTTCCAGGCGGTACGCCCGCGACAGGTCCAGGATGCCGTTGTCGCCCTCGTTCCACCGCTCCAGGCACCGGCGGACGTCGGCCTTCGTGACGCCCGGCTCCAGACCGAAATACGTGTGGGGGAAGTTATTGCCGATGGCATTCAGTTGCGGCGGGAAGTAGTAGGATTCGGGCTTGCCCTGCAAGCCCACGCGGGCGGCCTGCTCCCCGCTCAGGTGCATGTGGTGCGGAATGGGGCCCATGTTGTCGAAGAATTTGCTGTAAACCGGCCAGCGGCGGTACTTGTCCCACATCGCCCGGCCGATCCACTGCGGTCCCCGCGCCTCGACACCGTCGCGCATCAGGAATCGATCCTTCTCGATGACGACGTAACTGAGTCCTTCGTCGGGCGGCGCCCCGGGATTGGCCGCCGGCGTCGTCGAGGCAAACCACCGCTCGTCGATGCCGCCGCGGTCCATCCCCAGCGCATAGATGTCCTGGGGGGCGAGTTTCAGCCTGCGCCCGGGCGTCAGAAACGCCCGCGGAACCCACGTCGGCGCCAGACGCAAGACGCCCTCGCCCGCATCCAGGGCCCGATCCGCCAATTTCTCGACGTTGCGCTGTGCCATGGCTCTTCTCCCTTAACCTGGACCACCCTATTCGGACCGATGCACCATCCTTTTACCAGAACGGCGGCAGCGGAGGCAAGCAATTCCCGGCCCTTTTCGCGGAGGCGGGAGGGGTGTGCCAGGATTTTCTGGCACGGTCCGCAGAGGACTCGCAGGGGATGCACAAGGGAATAGTTGGGTGGCACTGGCGGCTTGCCCGCCAGTGCTTCCCCCTAGCCGCATGCGCACGGCCGGGCCCCACCGGGGTCCAAAGGCAAACAGGGACAAGACCGGCCGTGCCACACGAGTCATCTGTTGCGCCTTCGGCAGGTGCCAGAAAATCCTGGCGCACCCGGAGGCGGATGCACCCACGATAACGCTTGACGGATAGGCCCGTGCGGCCTAGGATGAGATGTACGGAACCCCGGGTGCCATCGGCCGGACTGAACGCGAATGCGCAAGAAGCGGCCCAGGATGCTTGTCACGGCGAGGTCAGGAGAAAACCAATGTGCAGGAACCTGCTTTGCTTGTCGTCCGCCGTTCTGCTGGTGGGTCTCGTCGGCGCCGCCGTGGGGCTGACGGGAGCGGATGGCGCTGGGCCCGACAAGGCGCCGCCGGGAGGGCTTGACGCGGATCCCCATCTCGCCGCGTGGTGGAAATTCGACGACGCCTCCGGAACGACCGCCGCAGATTCGTCGACGCACGGCCGTGCCGGCACGCTCCAGGGCGGCCTGTCGTTCGACAAGGATTCGGTCCCGGGCCGGATCGGCAAGGCGCTGAGCCTCGATGGCAAGGGGTCCGTGGAGGTCACCGGCTACAAAGGCGTCACCGGCACGGCGCCCCGGACCGTGGCCGCCTGGGTGAAGACGAAGGCCCCCAAGGGCGAGATCGCGGCCTGGGGGCTCGCGGAGTTCGGCAGGATGTGGACGTTCGGCTTCGTCCGCGGGCGCATAGGCGTAACGCCCAAGGGCGGGTATTTCTATATGAACCCATCTACCAGCGACGATGCGTGGCACCACGTGGCTGTAGTGATGGCGGAGGCCAAGGCGCCGAATCTCCACGACCACGTCAGGCTCTACCTGGACGGTGAACCGGCTCCCATCCACGACATCGGCCTGCTGGACCTCTGGCC comes from Planctomycetota bacterium and encodes:
- a CDS encoding LamG domain-containing protein, with the translated sequence MCRNLLCLSSAVLLVGLVGAAVGLTGADGAGPDKAPPGGLDADPHLAAWWKFDDASGTTAADSSTHGRAGTLQGGLSFDKDSVPGRIGKALSLDGKGSVEVTGYKGVTGTAPRTVAAWVKTKAPKGEIAAWGLAEFGRMWTFGFVRGRIGVTPKGGYFYMNPSTSDDAWHHVAVVMAEAKAPNLHDHVRLYLDGEPAPIHDIGLLDLWPIETGSDLNVRIGGGFVGLVDDVRIYDRALSDDEVKALFAPSKSK